The Candidatus Obscuribacterales bacterium genome includes the window GGTCGCGCGCGCTTTGGCTAACCTCACCCTTGCCTTGTCTGCCTTAGGATGGATGGGACAAGAAGCCAGTTGGGCACCTTGCTAAGGGTATAGCTGCACTATACTCCTCTAAAAACAAGCCACGCCTAACGTTCCGGGTCGTTCATCTAAAGTTAGTTAGATCTCTTGCGGAGCCCATGGCTTGACTTGGGATAACTTCATATCATCTTTGAACATCACCCTAGTTTTATGAAGAATTGACCTGTACTCGTGTCATACAATACCGCCGATCGCGTACAGAAGATCTGAGTTTATTATGTTAGGTTGGGTCTACCCTGGGCACAGCACCAGGGAAAAAGCGGTCTCCTTTGTAGATACTTGGGAATATTAAGAAGGGTAGGGGCGTTCATCTTCATCGCAGCCATGGTGAGAAGTTCAAGCCCCAACTCGCCTGAATGATTGATCCATCAGCACGTTTGAGATGTTGCAAACCCGGATTTTTAGGAGAGCAGTTTCATGACTCAGACCAAGGAAGCGACAGTACCCGTGAATTTAACGCTCCCGAGCACCTCGGGCAGTTCTGGGGAAGCTGAGCCACGTCCCTGGGGGTCGTACACCGTTCTGGAAGAAGGGCAGGGGTACAAAATTAAGCGCATTGAAGTCAAGCCGGGCCATCGCCTCAGCCTTCAAATGCACCACCACCGCAGTGAACACTGGATTGTGGTATCGGGAACCGCCAAGGTGGTTTGTGATGGGGAAGAGAAGCTGCTGTTTAGCAACCAATCAACCTATGTACCAGCTTGCACCCAGCACCGCCTCGAAAACCCTGGGGTCATTCCATTAATCTTAATTGAGGTGCAAAATGGTCAGTACCTCGGAGAAGACGATATTATTCGCTACCAAGACGACTACGCTCGCGATCGCAAGTCCTAGCGCCTAGAAGGAATGCACCAGGTTGAGGAAGGACAGCGATCGCTTTGGTATTAGGCGATCGCTCCACCGCTCCCCTTGATAGCCGACACGACCCTCGTGTTTGGTATCCTTGTGCTGCTACAGTAATTTAGACATTAATTAGACCTTGAACAGGATTGGGATGACGTCCTGTTCAGCGACACTTGTTCAGTAGCAGCTATGATTCACCTCAGTTCAACCGCGATCGCAGAAGTCAATCGTCTTAAACACAGTCGAGACCAGCCCGACGCATGGCTGCGGATCTCGGTACAGCCAGGGGGCTGCCAAGAGTTTTACTACATTCTTGACCTCGTCGATCGCCCCCA containing:
- a CDS encoding cupin domain-containing protein, with translation MTQTKEATVPVNLTLPSTSGSSGEAEPRPWGSYTVLEEGQGYKIKRIEVKPGHRLSLQMHHHRSEHWIVVSGTAKVVCDGEEKLLFSNQSTYVPACTQHRLENPGVIPLILIEVQNGQYLGEDDIIRYQDDYARDRKS